In Castanea sativa cultivar Marrone di Chiusa Pesio chromosome 6, ASM4071231v1, a single window of DNA contains:
- the LOC142640857 gene encoding uncharacterized protein LOC142640857, whose amino-acid sequence MRPLDEDETKAVFEKLFKFTGNNLKNIVENPSYEGPDSNPSRYCFRINKNKVYYVSESLVKRATNVARNNLVSLGTCIGKYTHGGSFHLTVQSLSLLAANAKHKVWLKPTSEMAFLYGNHVLKGGLGRITENIAPGDGVVVFSMSDVPLGFGISAKSTQDCRKLDPNGIVVLHQADIGEYLRMEDEL is encoded by the coding sequence ATGAGACCTTTGGACGAGGACGAGACCAAAGCAGTGTTCGAAAAGCTCTTCAAGTTCACAGGCAACAACCTCAAAAACATCGTTGAGAACCCTTCCTACGAAGGCCCTGACTCCAACCCAAGTCGCTACTGTTTCCGCATCAACAAGAACAAGGTCTACTACGTGAGCGAGTCCTTGGTCAAGCGCGCCACCAATGTCGCTCGAAACAACCTTGTCTCTCTCGGCACGTGTATTGGCAAGTACACCCATGGCGGTAGCTTCCACCTCACGGTCCAGTCGCTGAGTTTGCTGGCTGCCAATGCAAAACACAAGGTATGGCTTAAACCCACCTCGGAGATGGCGTTTTTGTATGGGAACCATGTTTTGAAAGGTGGGTTGGGGAGGATTACTGAGAATATTGCGCCTGGTGATGGGGTTGTGGTTTTTTCAATGTCGGATGTGCCTCTTGGGTTTGGTATTTCGGCTAAGAGTACTCAGGATTGTAGGAAGTTGGATCCCAATGGGATTGTGGTGCTTCACCAGGCTGATATTGGGGAGTATTTGAGGATGGAGGATGAGCTTTGA